A stretch of Anoplopoma fimbria isolate UVic2021 breed Golden Eagle Sablefish chromosome 4, Afim_UVic_2022, whole genome shotgun sequence DNA encodes these proteins:
- the si:dkey-237j10.2 gene encoding uncharacterized protein si:dkey-237j10.2: protein MLAEGFLRVLCYREERKFASASKLKKSQAHAHCEDPFNCHVTDSNPTDLQTDSAQAGPHQVELDPAKCQRLNMVRDGPMGLLIPGCPQVLTLDPDYTVCLDNCSLLEQYPDLQVATIPQHALYAPGPEAFRQPEWAAQQGPQGEPYLSIPDQGYLVMGPSVNISLDLPGSGLEPMSNSLLNGMLEKQLEEVYMQHLTDNLARCNSHLGNSLLHGLVPPPPPSSSQPRGPDSLEACLEQGEDSKKISYLSTQNLVPCSSNFSSPVLRISEADSTHLQ, encoded by the exons ATGTTGGCCGAAGGTTTTCTCAGAGTGCTGTGttacagggaggagagaaagtTTGCCTCTGCTTCTAAGCTGAAGAAATCGCAGGCACATGCTCATTGTGAGGATCCGTTCAACTGCCACGTCACAGACTCAAACCCTACGGACCTACAGACAGATTCAGCCCAAGCAG GTCCACACCAGGTGGAACTAGACCCCGCCAAATGCCAGAGACTGAATATGGTGCGTGATGGTCCAATGGGCCTCCTAATCCCTGGGTGTCCACAAGTCCTCACTCTGGACCCTGACTATACGGTTTGCTTGGACAACTGCAGCCTCCTGGAACAGTATCCTGACCTGCAGGTGGCCACCATCCCCCAGCACGCTCTCTACGCTCCTGGCCCTGAAGCCTTCCGTCAGCCAGAATGGGCGGCCCAACAAGGACCACAAGGCGAGCCTTACTTGTCCATTCCAGACCAGGGTTATCTGGTTATGGGGCCCAGTGTGAACATCAGCTTGGATCTGCCCGGGTCAGGCTTGGAGCCTATGTCTAACTCATTGCTGAATGGGATGCTGgagaagcagctggaggaggtgtACATGCAGCATCTGACTGACAACTTGGCTCGATGTAACTCCCACCTGGGGAACAGCCTCCTGCACGGCCTTGTGCCTCCGCCTCCGCCCAGCAGCAGCCAGCCTCGGGGGCCAGACTCACTGGAGGCCTGTCTGGAACAGGGAGAGGACAGCAAGAAGATTAGTTATTTGAGCACCCAGAACTTGGTTCCCTGCTCGTCCAACTTCAGCTCCCCTGTGCTGAGGATTTCAGAGGCTGACAGTACTCATCTGCAATGA